One Gloeobacter morelensis MG652769 DNA window includes the following coding sequences:
- the gcvP gene encoding aminomethyl-transferring glycine dehydrogenase, with translation MSEPTIDRRVDLHTFWEGAPEPAPDTTVPAAAPASGKGYLDYTDRFAERHIGPDGREVEHMLAALGFESIDALIDCAVPAQIRLERPLQLSAGLSEHEVLVRLGAIAAQNQVFRSFIGMGYAECITPPVIQRNILENPGWYTQYTPYQAEIAQGRLEALLNFQTMVIDLTGLEIANASLLDEGTAAAEAMAMSFGLKAKGGAKRFFVSERCHPQTIAVVQTRALPLGIDVVVGDHHRFDFEAQPCFGALVQYPATDGALFDYRDFVEAAHRAGALVTVAADLLSLALLVPPGEFGADIAVGNTQRFGVPMGYGGPHAAYFATRDTYKRQLPGRIVGVSTDVHGKRALRLALQTREQHIRRDKATSNICTAQVLLAVIAGMYAVYHGPVGLRRIAERIYRLARTLAAGLVRLGHRVGEPYFDTLRVELDGLDARSVVERAEARRINVRVLDGQTIGVSLDEATSSRDLEDLIAIFALEGEPDFTVAALAAGIGQAPAPEGFGRQSAYLTHPVFNRYHSETELLRYMRRLESRDLSLTTSMIPLGSCTMKLNATAEMLPVSWPEFAKLHPFVPLAQARGYQLLFEQLEAALAEITGFAAVSLQPNAGSQGEYSGLLVIRAYHESRGEGHRDVCLIPQSAHGTNPASAVMAGLKVVPVACDDQGNIDVADLEAKAATHAGRLAALMVTYPSTHGVFEEAIARICEIVHGRGGQVYMDGANLNAQVGLCRPGDFGADVCHLNLHKTFCIPHGGGGPGMGPIGVASHLAAFLPRHPVVGQVGGHSGIGAVAAAPWGSASILTISWVYIFLMGGTGLTEATKVAILNANYIAHRLAPHYPVLYKGAGGLVAHECILDLRKLKSSAGIEVDDVAKRLMDYGFHAPTVSWPVAGTIMIEPTESESLEELDRFCEALIAIRHEIAAIERGEAHRTDNPLKNAPHTASSLLSDRWDHSYSRHQAAYPAAWLQEHKFWPTVGRIDNVYGDRNLVCSCPPMAAYAQDGNTDRSAAS, from the coding sequence ATGAGCGAACCGACCATCGACCGCAGAGTGGATTTGCACACCTTCTGGGAGGGCGCTCCCGAGCCGGCGCCGGACACAACCGTCCCTGCCGCTGCCCCGGCCAGTGGCAAAGGATATCTCGACTACACAGACCGCTTCGCGGAGCGCCACATCGGGCCGGACGGGCGGGAGGTGGAGCACATGCTGGCCGCGTTGGGCTTCGAGTCGATCGATGCGCTCATCGATTGCGCCGTCCCCGCCCAGATTCGCCTGGAACGGCCTTTGCAGCTGTCGGCGGGCCTCAGTGAACACGAGGTGCTGGTGCGCCTGGGGGCGATTGCCGCTCAAAACCAGGTGTTCCGCTCGTTCATCGGTATGGGCTACGCCGAGTGCATTACCCCGCCGGTCATCCAGCGCAACATCCTCGAGAACCCCGGCTGGTACACCCAGTACACGCCCTACCAGGCCGAGATCGCCCAGGGCCGCCTCGAAGCGCTCCTCAATTTCCAGACGATGGTCATCGACCTTACCGGTCTTGAGATCGCCAACGCTTCGCTGCTCGATGAAGGTACCGCCGCCGCCGAGGCGATGGCGATGAGCTTCGGACTCAAAGCCAAAGGCGGGGCCAAGCGCTTTTTCGTCTCCGAGCGCTGCCATCCCCAGACGATCGCGGTCGTGCAGACCCGCGCCCTGCCCCTGGGTATCGACGTGGTTGTAGGCGATCATCATAGGTTCGATTTCGAGGCGCAGCCTTGCTTTGGCGCCCTGGTGCAGTACCCGGCTACCGACGGGGCGCTGTTCGACTACCGCGATTTTGTCGAAGCGGCCCATCGGGCGGGGGCACTGGTGACCGTGGCGGCGGACTTGCTGAGCCTGGCACTGCTGGTGCCGCCGGGCGAATTCGGCGCCGACATCGCCGTGGGCAATACCCAGCGCTTCGGGGTGCCGATGGGCTACGGCGGTCCCCACGCCGCCTACTTCGCCACCCGCGACACCTACAAGCGCCAGCTCCCCGGCCGCATCGTCGGGGTCTCCACCGACGTCCACGGCAAGCGGGCCTTGCGCCTGGCATTGCAGACGCGCGAGCAGCACATCCGCCGCGACAAAGCGACCAGCAACATCTGCACCGCCCAGGTGCTGCTGGCGGTCATCGCCGGGATGTACGCGGTCTACCACGGTCCGGTAGGCCTGCGGCGTATCGCTGAGCGCATTTACCGCCTGGCGCGCACCCTCGCCGCCGGACTGGTGCGCCTGGGCCACCGGGTGGGCGAACCGTACTTCGACACCCTGCGCGTGGAGCTAGACGGCCTCGACGCCCGAAGCGTTGTCGAGCGAGCCGAGGCGCGCCGGATCAACGTGCGGGTGCTGGATGGCCAGACTATCGGTGTGAGCCTCGATGAAGCGACTTCAAGCCGGGATCTCGAAGATCTGATTGCGATCTTTGCCCTGGAGGGCGAACCGGATTTTACGGTGGCCGCCCTGGCTGCCGGGATCGGCCAGGCGCCGGCGCCGGAAGGTTTTGGACGCCAGAGCGCCTACCTCACCCATCCGGTCTTCAACCGCTACCACTCCGAGACGGAATTGTTGCGCTATATGCGTCGGCTCGAAAGCCGGGATCTGTCGCTCACCACGTCGATGATCCCGCTTGGTTCGTGCACGATGAAGCTCAACGCTACCGCCGAGATGCTGCCGGTGAGCTGGCCCGAGTTTGCGAAGCTCCATCCGTTTGTGCCGCTTGCGCAGGCGCGCGGCTACCAGCTGCTCTTTGAGCAGCTGGAGGCGGCCCTGGCGGAGATCACCGGCTTTGCGGCGGTCTCGCTGCAGCCCAACGCCGGATCCCAGGGCGAGTACAGCGGCCTTTTGGTCATCCGGGCCTACCACGAAAGCCGCGGCGAGGGGCACCGCGACGTATGCTTGATTCCCCAGTCGGCCCACGGCACCAACCCGGCCTCGGCGGTGATGGCGGGGCTGAAGGTGGTGCCGGTGGCCTGCGACGATCAGGGCAACATCGACGTGGCCGATCTGGAGGCCAAGGCGGCGACCCACGCCGGGCGGCTCGCCGCCTTGATGGTCACCTACCCTTCGACCCACGGCGTCTTCGAAGAAGCGATCGCGCGCATCTGTGAGATCGTCCACGGGCGCGGCGGCCAGGTCTACATGGACGGCGCCAACCTCAACGCCCAGGTGGGGCTATGCCGCCCGGGCGATTTTGGCGCCGATGTCTGCCACCTCAACTTGCACAAGACCTTTTGCATTCCCCACGGCGGCGGCGGCCCCGGCATGGGTCCTATCGGTGTGGCAAGCCACCTGGCCGCCTTTTTGCCCCGCCATCCGGTCGTAGGCCAGGTAGGAGGACACTCGGGCATCGGGGCGGTGGCCGCTGCTCCCTGGGGCAGCGCCAGCATTCTGACCATCTCCTGGGTGTATATCTTCCTGATGGGCGGAACCGGGCTCACCGAGGCGACGAAAGTAGCGATCTTGAATGCCAACTACATCGCCCACCGCCTGGCGCCCCACTACCCGGTGCTCTACAAGGGCGCGGGCGGCCTGGTGGCCCACGAGTGCATCCTGGATCTGCGCAAGCTCAAGAGTTCCGCCGGTATCGAGGTGGACGATGTCGCCAAGCGGCTGATGGACTACGGCTTTCACGCGCCCACGGTCTCCTGGCCGGTGGCAGGCACGATCATGATCGAGCCCACCGAGAGCGAATCGCTCGAAGAGCTTGATCGCTTTTGCGAGGCACTCATCGCCATCCGCCACGAAATCGCGGCCATCGAGCGCGGCGAGGCCCATCGCACCGACAACCCGCTCAAAAACGCCCCCCACACGGCCTCGTCGCTGCTGTCCGACCGCTGGGATCACTCCTACAGCCGCCACCAGGCCGCCTATCCGGCCGCCTGGCTGCAGGAGCACAAATTCTGGCCGACGGTCGGGCGCATCGACAACGTCTACGGCGATCGCAACCTGGTGTGCTCCTGTCCGCCGATGGCGGCTTACGCCCAGGACGGCAACACTGACCGCTCTGCCGCTTCTTGA